The following coding sequences lie in one Thalassoglobus polymorphus genomic window:
- a CDS encoding GNAT family N-acetyltransferase: MSAFSSKKTNYLKRFRMEVDLRNAALPVPKLPEGYTFQPWHPATLPDHAFAKFESFQAEMDSQIFPALRSFIGCRELMQSIVSHPGFIPEATWLIQHEGNDFHSATSCATIQGLSASLSVGAIQNIGVIPDYRGFGLGRALLLKNLHGFRACGFVRVYLDVSANNTAAISLYRSIGFQHIKTSYREVLTEPPATE; the protein is encoded by the coding sequence ATGAGTGCATTCAGTTCAAAAAAAACGAACTACCTCAAGCGATTTCGAATGGAAGTCGACTTAAGGAACGCTGCGCTTCCAGTCCCAAAATTGCCAGAGGGCTACACCTTTCAGCCTTGGCATCCTGCCACACTTCCTGACCATGCATTTGCGAAGTTTGAAAGTTTTCAGGCAGAAATGGACAGCCAGATTTTCCCGGCACTTCGGTCATTCATCGGATGCCGAGAATTGATGCAATCCATTGTGTCGCATCCGGGATTTATTCCAGAGGCAACCTGGTTGATCCAACACGAAGGAAACGACTTCCACTCCGCAACCTCTTGCGCAACGATTCAAGGGCTCTCCGCCAGCTTAAGCGTGGGGGCGATTCAGAACATCGGGGTGATCCCCGATTATCGAGGGTTCGGGTTGGGTCGCGCGTTGCTCCTGAAGAACCTGCACGGATTCCGAGCCTGCGGATTTGTACGCGTTTACCTGGACGTGAGTGCAAACAACACGGCAGCAATTTCGCTCTACCGTTCAATCGGATTTCAGCACATCAAAACCAGCTACCGAGAAGTGCTGACAGAACCACCGGCGACGGAATAA
- a CDS encoding DUF4340 domain-containing protein, which yields MSQSVRTIIFLGVAIACVGIGFATHSLNKPSDLDAFVDVGEPFYPDFTDPNAATGLRVASFNDETSKTEAFSVEVKDGLWRIPSHHDYPADGEDQLAKTAASMIGVERQALIERTKAAHKRYNLLDPLDKEVTGTEGRGDRITLYQGDEPVVDIIVGKQVEGQQNQYYIRAADEDRFYTANLGDLKISTKFSDWIAKDILDINKADARELIINRYQVDEVRRGIVQGDRLTLRRPSSTADWALEGLNASKEELDTSNVTALLDALDDLSIVGVRRKPKGISAGLKNETGDGVTTTDFDLLDLQEKGFFFDRRTGGILSNEGEVLLGTSQGVLYVLRFGEEFSGSEVDIEVGRKVEDQDKKDSKESSQDETKKEDGKETESGEDESEKDEAEKSDTELKSRYLFVTAQFDESLIGKKPTPPVKPEPPKEEETEKSAAEEEKPADDSSAAKEAESDNKESGETEAETAKEDLQKAYEKALEKYEEDLEIYEIKLKDYEEDMKKGQERVDELNRRFADWYYVIAADVFDRMKINRTDLVKAKEQPAGEAGENPTVLPETPAVEKPEMKKTVDPAKETGDTKPAEMKPEATPEKPESKPESKPESKPESKPESKPESKPESKPESKPESKPESKPESKPESKPESKPESKPADEEGGKPAAAEKDEPVQATPETDEAEKKEDAKDDE from the coding sequence ATGAGCCAGTCAGTTCGTACTATTATCTTTCTTGGCGTTGCCATCGCGTGTGTCGGGATCGGCTTTGCAACTCATTCACTGAACAAACCGTCCGATCTGGATGCGTTTGTCGATGTCGGTGAACCGTTTTATCCTGACTTTACAGACCCCAATGCTGCCACCGGTTTGCGTGTCGCCTCATTCAATGATGAGACCAGCAAAACTGAAGCCTTCAGCGTGGAAGTCAAGGATGGGCTGTGGAGAATCCCATCTCATCACGACTATCCCGCTGATGGAGAAGATCAGCTGGCGAAAACAGCAGCCTCAATGATCGGGGTTGAACGTCAGGCGCTCATCGAACGAACGAAGGCTGCCCACAAGCGATATAACTTGCTTGACCCTCTTGATAAGGAAGTCACAGGAACGGAAGGTCGCGGAGACCGTATCACGCTGTATCAAGGTGATGAACCTGTTGTTGATATCATCGTCGGGAAACAAGTTGAAGGCCAGCAGAACCAATATTACATTCGGGCTGCGGACGAAGACCGCTTCTACACCGCAAATCTTGGCGACCTGAAGATCTCAACGAAATTTTCAGACTGGATTGCAAAAGATATTTTGGACATCAACAAGGCTGATGCTCGTGAATTGATCATCAATCGCTACCAGGTCGATGAAGTACGACGCGGAATCGTGCAAGGTGATCGTCTTACGTTGCGGCGTCCATCATCGACCGCTGATTGGGCTCTGGAAGGGCTCAATGCCAGCAAGGAAGAGTTGGATACCAGCAATGTCACTGCACTACTGGACGCCCTTGATGACTTGTCGATTGTGGGAGTTCGCAGAAAGCCAAAAGGAATCAGTGCCGGGTTAAAAAACGAGACCGGCGATGGCGTGACCACCACTGATTTTGATTTGCTCGATCTTCAGGAAAAGGGGTTCTTCTTCGATCGAAGAACCGGAGGCATCCTCTCCAACGAAGGAGAAGTTTTGCTCGGAACCAGTCAAGGTGTGCTGTACGTTTTACGCTTTGGTGAGGAATTTTCGGGGAGTGAAGTCGATATTGAAGTTGGCCGAAAGGTCGAGGATCAAGATAAGAAAGATTCGAAAGAAAGTTCCCAAGACGAGACCAAAAAAGAGGACGGCAAAGAGACCGAATCCGGTGAGGATGAGTCTGAGAAAGATGAGGCTGAGAAATCAGACACAGAACTTAAGAGCCGATATCTGTTTGTAACTGCCCAGTTTGACGAGAGCCTCATTGGCAAGAAGCCAACCCCGCCCGTAAAGCCGGAGCCTCCAAAGGAGGAAGAGACGGAAAAATCAGCAGCTGAAGAAGAGAAACCAGCTGATGATTCTTCAGCAGCGAAAGAGGCAGAATCTGACAACAAGGAATCTGGGGAGACCGAAGCTGAGACAGCGAAAGAAGATCTGCAAAAGGCTTACGAAAAAGCTCTTGAGAAGTACGAAGAAGATCTTGAGATCTATGAGATCAAACTGAAAGACTACGAAGAGGACATGAAGAAGGGACAGGAGCGGGTCGATGAGCTCAATCGACGTTTCGCAGACTGGTACTATGTCATCGCTGCAGATGTCTTTGACCGAATGAAAATCAATCGTACTGATCTCGTCAAGGCGAAGGAGCAACCCGCCGGCGAAGCAGGGGAAAACCCAACTGTACTCCCTGAGACTCCGGCAGTAGAGAAGCCGGAAATGAAAAAAACAGTTGATCCTGCAAAAGAGACTGGCGATACAAAACCAGCCGAAATGAAGCCGGAAGCGACTCCAGAAAAACCTGAGTCAAAACCTGAGTCAAAACCTGAGTCAAAGCCTGAGTCAAAGCCTGAGTCAAAGCCTGAGTCAAAGCCTGAGTCAAAGCCTGAGTCAAAGCCTGAGTCAAAGCCTGAGTCAAAACCTGAGTCAAAGCCTGAATCAAAGCCTGAATCAAAGCCTGAATCAAAGCCGGCTGACGAAGAAGGCGGCAAGCCAGCGGCTGCTGAAAAAGATGAGCCGGTTCAGGCCACACCTGAAACAGATGAAGCTGAGAAAAAAGAAGACGCTAAGGATGACGAGTAG
- a CDS encoding Gldg family protein, whose product MRSHVILAVFKRNVSSYFSGMLGYLFIVVFVVAGAFLAFNQNFFADNLANLDQLSSQFPLLLLFIIPAITMTAWADEKKLGTDELLFTLPASDFEILLGKYLAVLFVYTVALMFSITHAFVLSALGNPDWGLIATTYFGYWLAGGALLAAGMFASVLTSSATVAFVLGTAICAIPVFIDRIPGVDTLLKDTLGITAPLSVGGHLEGFTAGKVAYSGIFYFIGLTAFFLYLNSVFIARRHWAGGKNAGEMALHYTARVACLAVALLSFTYTLAVAGGDIDTTSEQLHTLSKTTIETIKGIDKEKPVTIQAFLSPDVPQDYVPIRKELRDKLREYDQRGGANIQVRFVDVEPYSEAAEEASSLGITPRQIQSETNGRFSLEDVYLGVVLTSGFDTVVVPFFDRGTPIEYELTRSLGTVSKAERKTVGILTTDAGVFGGFDQRTFRSLPEWQIVTELEKQYNIREVSPDSKIEAEVDVLLAVLPSSLTQPQMDNFVNYVKEGHPVLIFDDPVPLFNPPGLQGAPLEPKPSPGGGMMGMQQPAEPKADGGRATSLMKALGLRWDVSKSLFDLRNPHPRYASVFPKELIFLTESDDDKDDSRQIPNNPIAGGLQELLLYYPGAISRDPETRLEYIELLRSRQSSTGLNDWNEITRPGMFGGRQMSAPSTYTPDDKRYTIAALVQPSGSSDGEEKKEGIHAIFVADIDMIHNVMFDVWQRQMYDLKIDNILFTLNCVDYLAGDERFIDLRKRRAEHRTLAELERQKKKFEERRSNEEKKADDEAKQAVKDAKDRLEKILADLRGEMQKGNMDAGTMQVRLQNAAEAENRKLRQQEEEIEREKNERVRKVRIETEQEIRKIENGKWKWAVIVPPLPAIFLGIIVVLSQVFNERRGIAKDRLR is encoded by the coding sequence ATGCGCAGCCACGTTATCCTTGCAGTATTTAAAAGAAATGTATCGAGTTACTTCTCCGGAATGCTCGGGTATTTGTTCATTGTGGTGTTTGTCGTCGCAGGAGCTTTTCTGGCATTCAACCAGAATTTCTTCGCCGACAATCTCGCCAACCTGGATCAGTTGAGCAGCCAGTTTCCGCTGCTGCTTCTGTTCATTATTCCAGCGATCACCATGACTGCCTGGGCAGATGAGAAGAAGTTGGGGACCGATGAACTGCTGTTTACTTTACCCGCTTCCGATTTCGAAATTCTGCTCGGCAAGTATTTGGCGGTACTGTTTGTTTACACCGTCGCACTGATGTTCTCGATCACGCATGCGTTCGTGCTATCCGCGTTAGGAAATCCCGATTGGGGACTGATCGCGACGACCTACTTCGGTTACTGGCTGGCTGGTGGAGCACTTCTGGCTGCCGGAATGTTTGCTTCCGTGCTTACGAGTAGCGCAACAGTTGCATTTGTACTCGGGACCGCAATCTGCGCGATTCCTGTGTTCATCGATCGCATCCCCGGAGTTGATACGTTACTGAAGGACACGTTGGGCATCACCGCTCCTTTGAGTGTTGGGGGACATCTGGAAGGATTCACAGCTGGAAAAGTGGCTTATAGCGGGATTTTCTACTTCATTGGACTCACTGCATTTTTCCTGTATCTGAATTCTGTGTTCATCGCCCGCCGTCACTGGGCTGGCGGAAAAAATGCTGGAGAAATGGCTCTCCATTACACTGCTCGTGTTGCTTGCCTGGCAGTCGCCCTGCTCAGCTTCACCTACACACTTGCAGTGGCCGGTGGAGATATCGATACGACCTCGGAACAGCTACATACGCTTTCGAAAACTACTATCGAGACGATCAAAGGGATTGACAAGGAGAAACCTGTGACGATTCAGGCATTTCTCTCGCCTGATGTTCCCCAGGACTACGTTCCGATCCGCAAAGAGTTGCGAGATAAATTGCGTGAGTATGATCAGCGGGGAGGAGCGAATATTCAGGTCCGATTCGTCGATGTCGAGCCGTATAGCGAAGCGGCTGAAGAAGCGAGTTCATTGGGGATTACACCGCGACAAATCCAGAGTGAGACCAATGGGCGGTTTTCTCTCGAAGACGTTTATCTTGGTGTCGTCCTGACGAGCGGATTTGACACTGTTGTCGTTCCGTTCTTTGATCGTGGAACACCCATTGAATACGAATTGACACGTTCTCTTGGAACTGTTTCCAAGGCCGAACGAAAAACTGTCGGCATCCTGACGACCGATGCAGGTGTGTTCGGAGGGTTTGATCAGCGAACTTTCCGCAGTTTGCCAGAATGGCAAATCGTGACGGAACTCGAAAAACAGTACAATATCAGAGAAGTTTCTCCGGACAGCAAAATCGAAGCTGAAGTCGACGTTCTCCTCGCGGTGCTGCCATCTTCACTCACTCAGCCGCAGATGGATAATTTCGTCAACTATGTCAAGGAGGGGCATCCCGTACTCATCTTTGACGACCCAGTACCGTTGTTCAATCCTCCAGGGCTTCAAGGGGCTCCACTTGAACCGAAACCGAGTCCCGGCGGCGGTATGATGGGAATGCAGCAGCCCGCAGAGCCGAAAGCTGACGGAGGCCGAGCGACTTCGTTAATGAAAGCTTTGGGGCTACGTTGGGATGTCAGTAAAAGTCTGTTCGATTTGCGGAATCCGCATCCTCGCTATGCGAGCGTTTTCCCGAAAGAATTGATCTTCCTCACTGAGTCTGATGACGACAAAGATGACTCTAGACAAATTCCAAACAATCCCATTGCTGGGGGATTACAGGAACTCCTGCTCTATTACCCGGGAGCCATTTCACGTGACCCAGAGACACGATTGGAATACATCGAGTTGCTCCGCTCTCGGCAGTCGAGTACCGGTCTGAATGACTGGAACGAAATCACACGACCGGGAATGTTTGGAGGGCGGCAAATGTCGGCACCGTCAACCTACACTCCAGATGATAAGCGATACACGATCGCAGCCTTGGTTCAACCGAGTGGATCTTCCGACGGAGAAGAGAAGAAGGAAGGAATTCATGCAATTTTTGTTGCTGACATCGACATGATTCACAACGTCATGTTTGACGTCTGGCAACGGCAAATGTACGACTTGAAAATCGACAATATCCTGTTCACCTTGAACTGTGTCGATTACCTCGCTGGAGATGAACGGTTCATCGATTTGCGGAAACGACGTGCCGAACACCGAACACTCGCAGAACTTGAGCGTCAGAAGAAGAAGTTCGAAGAGCGACGCAGCAACGAAGAGAAAAAGGCCGACGACGAAGCGAAGCAAGCTGTCAAAGATGCCAAAGATCGTCTGGAAAAGATCCTTGCCGATTTGCGTGGTGAAATGCAAAAAGGAAACATGGACGCCGGAACGATGCAAGTCCGTCTTCAAAATGCTGCCGAAGCCGAAAATCGAAAACTGCGGCAACAGGAAGAAGAAATTGAACGTGAAAAGAACGAACGTGTTCGCAAGGTTCGAATCGAAACCGAACAGGAGATCCGGAAAATTGAGAATGGGAAATGGAAGTGGGCGGTCATTGTTCCACCTCTTCCTGCCATTTTCCTCGGGATCATCGTAGTCCTGTCACAGGTCTTCAATGAACGCCGCGGAATCGCCAAAGATCGTTTAAGGTAA
- a CDS encoding ABC transporter ATP-binding protein, producing MVECSDPMIEAKSLSKFYGPFIATRDVSFSVPQGEIAAFLGPNGAGKSTTMKLLTGFLTPSEGEARIGGFNMAEDRIKASELIGYLPENGPLYNEMTPQGLLKYIGQARGMSRETLKQRLDYVVQKCSLEDVWGKQIGKLSRGYRQRVGMAHALLHDPQVLILDEPTSGLDPNQTFQVRELIRELGKTKTILLSTHILSEVEAVCDRIILIDRGRIILDGNVEQMKGETGQMEDQFRKLTGTNVAG from the coding sequence ATGGTCGAGTGTTCCGACCCGATGATTGAGGCCAAGAGCCTTTCAAAATTTTACGGACCGTTCATTGCAACGCGGGACGTTTCATTTTCTGTTCCTCAAGGGGAAATCGCTGCGTTCCTGGGGCCGAACGGGGCTGGTAAGTCAACAACCATGAAACTGTTGACGGGCTTCCTGACGCCAAGTGAAGGAGAAGCTCGAATCGGTGGTTTCAATATGGCTGAGGACCGGATCAAGGCGAGCGAGCTGATTGGCTACTTGCCTGAGAATGGTCCCCTCTACAATGAAATGACACCTCAGGGGCTGTTGAAATACATCGGCCAGGCACGTGGAATGAGTCGCGAGACGCTGAAGCAGCGACTCGATTATGTAGTCCAGAAATGCTCGTTGGAAGATGTTTGGGGAAAGCAGATTGGGAAGCTCTCCCGGGGATATCGTCAGCGTGTCGGGATGGCACATGCTTTATTGCACGATCCGCAGGTGTTGATTCTTGATGAACCGACCAGCGGACTGGACCCGAATCAAACATTTCAGGTTCGCGAACTCATTCGCGAACTCGGTAAGACCAAGACGATTCTGCTTTCAACTCACATTCTGTCGGAAGTGGAGGCTGTTTGCGATCGGATTATTTTGATCGACCGGGGACGAATTATTCTTGATGGCAACGTCGAGCAAATGAAGGGCGAGACCGGCCAGATGGAAGATCAATTCCGAAAACTCACCGGGACGAACGTTGCGGGGTGA
- a CDS encoding phage integrase SAM-like domain-containing protein, translated as MSKPSTLRVPSYRRHKSSGQAVVTINSRDIYLGKWNSAASKAEYDRLVAESLTHGRQLQSNSDRTVVEVLNAYRKFAESYYRKDGRVTSEYNGIKDALKLVREFYGRVSANEFGPLALKAVRQRMIDKGWSRSTINKAISRIRRCFKWAVENGLVRNDMYHGLMAVSGLRMGRSDAREAEPVLPVDDVTVEVTLPHLTPPRTKHTRERVRESAFDVSSLPSTVSRFRDWNVRCCSIMQILNAGSTAQQLGKLGREFAERF; from the coding sequence ATGTCAAAACCATCCACCCTGCGTGTCCCTTCTTATCGTCGACATAAGTCTTCCGGGCAAGCTGTTGTTACTATCAACAGCCGAGACATCTATCTGGGGAAATGGAATTCCGCCGCGAGCAAGGCTGAATACGATCGCCTGGTCGCTGAGTCCTTGACACATGGACGACAATTGCAAAGCAATTCTGATCGGACAGTAGTCGAAGTTCTTAACGCATACCGCAAGTTCGCAGAGAGCTATTATCGCAAAGATGGTCGAGTCACCAGCGAGTACAATGGGATCAAGGACGCTTTGAAGCTCGTACGCGAGTTCTACGGTCGAGTATCGGCAAATGAATTCGGACCACTGGCACTGAAAGCGGTTCGGCAGCGAATGATTGATAAAGGCTGGTCTCGTAGCACCATCAACAAGGCGATCAGTCGAATTCGCAGATGCTTCAAATGGGCGGTTGAGAACGGACTCGTGCGTAATGATATGTACCACGGACTCATGGCTGTTTCTGGCTTGAGGATGGGACGCTCAGATGCACGAGAAGCAGAACCAGTGCTACCTGTGGACGATGTTACAGTCGAGGTGACCCTTCCCCATTTAACTCCTCCCCGTACAAAACACACACGCGAACGCGTCCGCGAGAGCGCATTTGATGTAAGCTCTTTGCCATCAACAGTATCGAGGTTTCGCGATTGGAACGTGCGATGCTGCTCGATCATGCAAATCTTGAACGCTGGATCAACTGCTCAACAGCTTGGCAAGTTGGGAAGAGAATTTGCTGAACGGTTTTGA
- a CDS encoding integrase core domain-containing protein, with protein MDKILHPLFALLASVTRQELARQVAYLKEENRILRARLPERIVTTPQERARLLKVGRKLGTQLRELMSIASYESFRRWVREKEDGRTKRTNPDKNPTRKPGRPKTPDDIRALVIKIRKESNFGYTRILGELRKLGIHISRQTVKNILVEAGFTPNPEGTDKQDSWDAFLKRHADTLWQCDFLTKPMWTATGVVDLYLLVFLHLGTRRCWISPCTLHPDSAWVSQQAKNFLMEAEDMDLTPKMVMRDNDTKFISQFDMVFKASGAKIKRNTPLSPNLRAHVERFIQSLKHECLDKFMIVAQRHLNHICREWSAHYNSERPHEFCEHLPPACEHPPEPVESIKIRDMVCKTRLGGLLKHYRRRAA; from the coding sequence ATGGACAAGATTCTGCACCCCTTATTCGCCTTGTTGGCCTCAGTGACGCGTCAGGAACTCGCACGCCAGGTCGCGTACCTCAAAGAAGAGAACCGTATTCTTCGCGCCAGATTGCCGGAGCGAATTGTGACCACTCCGCAAGAGCGAGCCCGACTGCTGAAGGTAGGCCGCAAACTCGGCACCCAGCTTCGCGAGCTGATGTCGATCGCCAGCTACGAGTCATTCCGTCGCTGGGTGCGAGAAAAAGAAGACGGCAGGACGAAGCGGACGAATCCTGATAAGAATCCGACACGTAAACCTGGACGCCCCAAGACTCCTGATGACATTCGTGCACTGGTCATCAAGATCCGAAAGGAGTCGAACTTCGGCTACACTCGCATCCTTGGCGAGCTCCGGAAACTGGGCATTCACATCTCACGCCAGACGGTCAAGAACATTCTGGTCGAAGCCGGTTTCACACCAAATCCCGAAGGCACCGACAAGCAGGATTCCTGGGATGCGTTCCTCAAGCGTCACGCTGACACACTCTGGCAGTGTGATTTTCTAACTAAGCCGATGTGGACGGCCACGGGTGTAGTTGACCTGTACCTGCTGGTGTTTCTGCATCTAGGAACACGCAGGTGCTGGATCAGTCCCTGCACGTTGCATCCAGATTCCGCGTGGGTTTCACAGCAAGCCAAGAACTTCCTGATGGAAGCCGAAGACATGGACCTTACACCGAAAATGGTAATGCGGGACAACGACACAAAATTCATCTCGCAGTTTGACATGGTGTTCAAGGCCAGCGGGGCGAAGATCAAGCGAAACACACCACTTTCGCCCAACCTGCGGGCTCACGTTGAGCGGTTCATTCAGAGTCTGAAGCACGAGTGTCTCGACAAGTTCATGATCGTGGCTCAGCGGCACCTCAACCACATCTGCCGCGAGTGGAGCGCGCACTATAATTCGGAACGGCCGCATGAATTTTGCGAACATCTTCCACCAGCGTGCGAGCATCCACCAGAGCCCGTCGAGTCAATCAAGATCAGAGACATGGTTTGCAAGACTCGGCTGGGTGGACTGCTGAAGCACTACAGACGCCGCGCTGCTTGA